The sequence CGATCAATTATTATATAGTAAAGATATTTACATTTGGAAAGATGCAAATCCTGATCCGGCAACAACGAGCTTCCAGTGGGCACAATTGTATAATACTATTTTTTATACTAATGTAGTAATTAATGATGGCGACACAAAAGTTCCTTCTTCTACTGAGAAAGATCAATTAATTGGTGAAGCATACGCTTTAAGAGCACTTACCTATTTTGATCTAATTAATTTATTTGGAAAACCATACAATACTGCTACCTCTTCTTCAGACAGAGGAGTTCCACTAGCTTTAGAAATAGATTTAGAACAAGATTTTATTCCAGAGAGTGTTGCTAATGTTTACAACCAAATACTTTCTGATATTGAAGAAGCTAAAAGTTTATTAAATAAAGATACACAAGCAACAGGATTAAACTATCGCTTTTCAAAAGCCGCTATTTATGCATTAGAAGCTAGGGTTAGTCTATATAGAAATGAATGGCAAAAAGCCTTAGACGCTGTCAATATTGCTTTATCATATAGAAATGAATTAATAGACCTTAATACTAACTTAACTTTACCAAACAAGTACAATAGTGTTGAATCTGTAATGGCTTTAGAAGATGTTTTTACAAACTCTTTAAAAGTTTCCACTTATGCTTCTTCTGAATTAATTGATGCTTTCGATCAAACAAATGATTTACGTTTTTCTTTATATTTTGAACCTTCAGGAAGTAGGTTTAAATTTGAAAAAGGAGGTGAACAAGAACAAAAATGTACTTTTAGAACTTCTGAATTATATTTAATTAAAGCTGAAGCTGAGTTAAGACTAAACAACTTTAGCGATTCAAAAACTACATTACTTCACTTATTACAAAAAAGATATACTCCAACAGCTTATACCCAGTTAAGTACTGACATTAATGCAATGTCCAATCTGGAATTCACAACTTTCCTTTTTGAAGAAAGAAGACGTGAATTAGCAGTAGAAGGCCATCGTTGGTTTGATCTAAGAAGAATGAATCAAAAACAAATTATTCATCAAGTAGAAGGATTAGATTATACGCTCATAGAAAACGATCCGCGATATACATTGCCATATCCGCTAAATGCACAATTAAACAATCCAAACTTATAATTAAAGAAATCCTGAATTTGAAATTCGGGATTTTTTTTTACTTTTACATAAAAAGAAAATGAAAATAGCTATTGTAGAAGACGAACATTTAGCTTCCAGTTATCTAAAATCGATTTTAGAAAAACAAGAAGTTATTGCAGTATCTAAAATAACTATTTTAAAATCCGTTAAAGAAGCCGTTGCATTTTTCAAAGAGCACACGACAGACTTAGTTTTTATGGATATTCATTTAGGAGATGGAAAAAGCTTAGATATTTTTGAAGAGATTTCTATTCCAAGTCCTATCATATTTGTAACAGCTTATGATACTTATGCTATAAAAGTGTTCAAACATTTCACTATTGATTACTTACTTAAACCCTTTGAAGAAGAAGAGCTTGTTTCAGCTTTATCAAAATACAAAAAAATAAAAGGTTCGTTTAACTTAAACCAAACCGTACAATCACTTGATTTAATAGAAAATAAAAACATCGATTCATACCAAAAACGTTTTTTAGTCAATCATGGCTATAAATTTATATCCATTAATGATTCTGATATTAGTTGTTTTATGGGTTCAGGTAAACACCTCTTTATTTATACTTCCAATGGAAATAGTTATCTATATAATGATACTATTAAAGATGTTATCAATAAACTAAATCCCGAATTCTTTTTTAAAGTGAACAGAAAATATATATTACATGTTTCAGCAATAAAAGAAGTCATTCGCCATACTAGTCAAAAAGTAGAAATAAA is a genomic window of Flavobacterium jumunjinense containing:
- a CDS encoding LytR/AlgR family response regulator transcription factor, which codes for MKIAIVEDEHLASSYLKSILEKQEVIAVSKITILKSVKEAVAFFKEHTTDLVFMDIHLGDGKSLDIFEEISIPSPIIFVTAYDTYAIKVFKHFTIDYLLKPFEEEELVSALSKYKKIKGSFNLNQTVQSLDLIENKNIDSYQKRFLVNHGYKFISINDSDISCFMGSGKHLFIYTSNGNSYLYNDTIKDVINKLNPEFFFKVNRKYILHVSAIKEVIRHTSQKVEIKVIDTINDDNPILVSKNKITSFKKWLDK
- a CDS encoding RagB/SusD family nutrient uptake outer membrane protein; this translates as MKNISKYIILFTIVIGMNSCNDYLDIKPEGKVIPETLEDFRAVLTTGYSAFPRHKSLATLRADELILNEFDDQLLYSKDIYIWKDANPDPATTSFQWAQLYNTIFYTNVVINDGDTKVPSSTEKDQLIGEAYALRALTYFDLINLFGKPYNTATSSSDRGVPLALEIDLEQDFIPESVANVYNQILSDIEEAKSLLNKDTQATGLNYRFSKAAIYALEARVSLYRNEWQKALDAVNIALSYRNELIDLNTNLTLPNKYNSVESVMALEDVFTNSLKVSTYASSELIDAFDQTNDLRFSLYFEPSGSRFKFEKGGEQEQKCTFRTSELYLIKAEAELRLNNFSDSKTTLLHLLQKRYTPTAYTQLSTDINAMSNLEFTTFLFEERRRELAVEGHRWFDLRRMNQKQIIHQVEGLDYTLIENDPRYTLPYPLNAQLNNPNL